The proteins below come from a single Serratia fonticola genomic window:
- a CDS encoding MFS transporter, giving the protein MKKTLGVFFPLYTTTLLMLLGSGLLTTYISLRLTSINVSGALIGAIIAANYIGLVIGGKVGHFLIARVGHIRAYVSCAGIITAAVLGHGLTEYIPVWVVLRLIIGLCMMCQYMVLESWLNDQSESNQRGMVFGFYMAASYLGMSLGQIVLMLQANLGISTLLLIALCFSLCLVPIALTTRTNARHMSPAPMELRYFVHAIPKVLATTLVIGMVVGSFYGLAPVYASQQALTTQQTGLFMAIAIFAGLVAQFPLSWLSDRYNRTLLMRVNALLLVIAALPLALLPHIDFPVLLIVGFIVSMLQFTLYPLAVALANDMIEPERRVSLAACLLMAFGVGASIGPLAVGALIQPLGGNILYVFFALCGLLIMACSRTVKQDESQFVQDAPVPHIAMPDSLSSSPLSPALNPTFDEQTIQDTMPAPEAAPDPLAETPLAEPLPDEEPAHPQGADPEEDTGLKKAYTML; this is encoded by the coding sequence GTGAAAAAAACGTTAGGTGTATTCTTTCCGCTGTATACCACCACCCTGCTGATGCTGTTGGGTTCAGGGTTACTGACCACCTACATTTCCCTGCGGTTAACCTCCATCAACGTCAGTGGCGCCCTGATCGGGGCCATTATCGCCGCCAACTACATCGGCCTGGTGATCGGCGGCAAGGTCGGCCACTTTCTGATTGCTCGCGTAGGACATATCCGCGCCTATGTCTCCTGCGCCGGGATCATTACCGCAGCGGTGCTAGGCCACGGCCTGACGGAATACATCCCGGTTTGGGTGGTGCTACGGCTGATTATCGGCCTGTGTATGATGTGTCAGTACATGGTGCTGGAGAGCTGGCTGAACGATCAGTCCGAATCCAATCAGCGCGGCATGGTATTCGGCTTTTATATGGCGGCCTCCTACCTTGGCATGTCGCTGGGGCAGATCGTGCTTATGCTACAAGCCAACCTTGGCATCAGCACGCTGCTGCTCATCGCGCTGTGTTTTTCCCTCTGCCTGGTGCCGATCGCCCTGACAACCCGCACCAATGCCCGGCATATGTCGCCCGCCCCCATGGAGCTGCGCTATTTTGTGCATGCTATCCCTAAAGTGTTGGCCACCACGCTGGTGATCGGCATGGTGGTAGGCTCCTTCTACGGGCTGGCGCCGGTATATGCCAGCCAGCAGGCATTAACCACTCAGCAAACCGGTCTGTTTATGGCCATTGCTATCTTTGCCGGGCTGGTGGCGCAGTTTCCGCTGAGCTGGTTGTCAGACCGTTACAACCGTACGCTGCTGATGCGGGTTAACGCCCTGCTGCTGGTGATTGCCGCCTTACCGCTGGCCCTATTGCCCCATATCGATTTCCCCGTGTTACTGATCGTCGGCTTCATAGTCAGCATGTTGCAGTTCACGCTGTATCCGTTGGCAGTAGCGTTGGCCAACGACATGATTGAGCCAGAACGCCGCGTCTCCCTGGCCGCCTGTCTGCTCATGGCATTTGGCGTCGGGGCCAGCATTGGGCCGCTGGCCGTCGGTGCGCTGATCCAGCCTTTGGGTGGAAATATCCTGTACGTGTTTTTCGCGCTGTGTGGTCTATTGATTATGGCCTGTAGCAGAACGGTCAAACAGGATGAGTCGCAGTTTGTACAGGATGCGCCAGTGCCCCATATCGCCATGCCAGACAGTCTCTCCAGTTCCCCACTTTCCCCGGCATTAAACCCGACGTTCGATGAGCAGACCATTCAAGATACGATGCCAGCGCCAGAGGCCGCTCCCGATCCGCTAGCAGAAACTCCGTTGGCGGAACCGCTGCCGGATGAAGAACCCGCCCATCCTCAAGGTGCAGATCCCGAAGAAGACACCGGGCTGAAAAAAGCCTACACCATGCTTTAA
- the pncC gene encoding nicotinamide-nucleotide amidase, with translation MSEKRLRELSIAVGQRLKANGRWISCAESCTGGGIAKAITDIAGSSAYFDRGFVTYSNAAKHELLGVAEATLQAHGAVSEEVVREMAQGAMHAAKADLALSVSGIAGPDGGSMEKPVGTVWFGFAERSGRVLARKMQFTGDRDAVRLQATLFALQTALDEFL, from the coding sequence ATGAGTGAGAAGCGGTTGCGTGAGCTCAGTATTGCTGTCGGACAAAGGCTAAAGGCCAATGGGCGTTGGATCAGCTGCGCGGAGTCCTGTACGGGCGGCGGTATTGCCAAGGCAATTACCGATATCGCCGGCAGCTCGGCCTATTTCGATCGCGGCTTTGTCACTTACAGCAACGCGGCAAAGCACGAACTGTTAGGGGTGGCGGAAGCGACCTTGCAGGCTCATGGCGCGGTCAGTGAAGAAGTGGTGCGCGAGATGGCGCAGGGCGCGATGCACGCGGCCAAGGCCGATCTGGCGCTGTCGGTCAGCGGCATTGCCGGCCCAGATGGTGGCAGTATGGAAAAACCAGTAGGTACCGTCTGGTTTGGTTTTGCCGAACGTTCCGGCCGGGTGCTGGCGCGCAAAATGCAATTTACCGGCGATCGCGATGCGGTGCGCCTGCAGGCAACCCTTTTTGCGCTGCAAACGGCGCTTGATGAATTTTTGTAA
- the recA gene encoding recombinase RecA has translation MAIDENKQKALAAALGQIEKQFGKGSIMRLGEDRSMDVETISTGSLSLDIALGAGGLPMGRIVEIYGPESSGKTTLTLQVIAAAQREGKTCAFIDAEHALDPIYAKKLGVDIDNLLCSQPDTGEQALEICDALTRSGAVDVIIVDSVAALTPKAEIEGEIGDSHMGLAARMMSQAMRKLAGNLKNANTLLIFINQIRMKIGVMFGNPETTTGGNALKFYASVRLDIRRIGAIKEGDEVIGSETRVKVVKNKIAAPFKQAEFQILYGEGINSRGELVDLGVKHKMIEKAGAWYSYNGEKIGQGKSNACNFLKENPAIAAELDKKLRDLLLHSNGEAAAASAEKADDNEAETSEEF, from the coding sequence ATGGCTATTGATGAGAACAAGCAAAAGGCGTTAGCTGCAGCACTGGGCCAGATTGAGAAACAGTTCGGCAAAGGCTCCATCATGCGTCTGGGTGAAGACCGCTCCATGGACGTAGAAACGATCTCCACCGGCTCGCTGTCACTTGATATCGCACTGGGCGCAGGCGGCTTGCCAATGGGCCGTATCGTCGAGATTTATGGCCCGGAATCCTCCGGTAAAACCACCCTGACTCTGCAAGTTATTGCCGCTGCGCAGCGCGAAGGTAAAACCTGTGCGTTTATCGATGCCGAACATGCGCTGGATCCTATCTACGCCAAGAAACTGGGCGTGGATATCGACAACCTGCTGTGTTCTCAGCCGGATACCGGTGAGCAGGCGCTGGAAATCTGTGATGCGCTGACCCGTTCCGGCGCGGTTGACGTTATCATCGTCGACTCCGTAGCGGCGCTGACGCCGAAGGCGGAAATCGAAGGTGAAATCGGTGACTCACATATGGGGCTGGCGGCACGTATGATGAGCCAGGCCATGCGTAAATTGGCCGGTAACCTGAAGAACGCCAACACCTTGCTGATCTTCATCAACCAGATCCGTATGAAAATTGGCGTGATGTTCGGTAACCCGGAAACCACCACCGGGGGTAACGCCCTGAAGTTCTACGCTTCTGTCCGTCTGGATATCCGCCGTATCGGTGCGATCAAAGAAGGTGATGAAGTGATCGGCAGCGAAACCCGCGTGAAAGTGGTGAAGAACAAAATCGCTGCGCCGTTCAAACAGGCAGAGTTCCAGATCCTGTATGGCGAAGGGATCAACAGCCGTGGCGAACTGGTCGATCTGGGTGTGAAACACAAGATGATCGAGAAGGCCGGTGCCTGGTACAGCTACAACGGTGAGAAGATCGGTCAGGGTAAGTCCAATGCCTGTAACTTCCTGAAAGAAAACCCGGCCATTGCTGCGGAACTGGATAAAAAACTGCGTGACCTGTTGCTGCACAGCAATGGTGAAGCGGCTGCTGCCAGCGCCGAGAAGGCCGATGACAACGAAGCAGAAACCAGCGAAGAGTTTTAA
- the recX gene encoding recombination regulator RecX, translating to MNDVGSQSAGNQQNTLISRAMRLLSQRDHSEAELRRKLAAPPFMANARFGSKSPTEPPEEPVDPAIIEQVISYCYQHNWLDDRRFANSFIASRSRKGYGAQRIRSELMQKGVDKEIVQDALAECEIDWCEQAREIALRKFGDPLPVEWKEKAKVLRYLLYRGFFQEEIQSIYRDFAQ from the coding sequence ATGAATGACGTAGGTTCCCAATCTGCTGGTAATCAGCAAAATACGTTGATTAGCCGTGCGATGCGGCTATTGTCCCAACGCGATCATAGTGAAGCCGAACTGCGCCGCAAACTTGCGGCGCCGCCATTTATGGCGAACGCCAGATTCGGTAGCAAATCCCCTACAGAACCCCCCGAAGAACCCGTCGATCCTGCAATCATTGAACAGGTGATTAGCTATTGCTACCAGCATAACTGGCTGGACGATCGGCGTTTCGCCAATAGCTTTATCGCCAGCCGCAGCCGCAAGGGATATGGCGCACAACGCATTCGCTCAGAACTGATGCAAAAGGGCGTAGATAAAGAGATAGTGCAGGACGCCCTGGCGGAATGCGAAATTGACTGGTGTGAACAAGCCAGGGAGATCGCGCTGCGCAAATTTGGCGATCCGTTACCGGTAGAATGGAAAGAGAAAGCCAAGGTGTTGCGCTATCTGCTCTATCGCGGCTTCTTCCAGGAGGAAATTCAGTCGATTTACCGTGATTTTGCGCAATGA